The following proteins are encoded in a genomic region of Flammeovirga pectinis:
- a CDS encoding pyridoxal-phosphate dependent enzyme: MNKKQHDLISLIGNTPIVKVSNIDTGNCELYLKLENQNPGGSIKDRIALSMIENAEKAGKIKPGDILIEATAGNTGLGLALIAILKGYKLILVMPDKMSGEKVAHLKAMGVEVLQTRSDVGKGHPEYYQDMALRISKEKGYYYIDQFSNPDNSLAHELTTAPEIFNQMDGKVDAVVSGVGSSGTISGMAAFFKKESPTTDLVLADPEGSILKDYIDTGKYGEAGSWYVEGIGEDFIPDIADFSMTKTAYSISDKESFNTAREVLIKEGILAGSSSGTLIAAALKYCREQTAPKRVVTFVCDSGNKYFSKLFNDNWMKEKGFIEKETFGDLRDLISNYYDRGEVVTASIEDTLLDAYKKMKTHDISQLPIMDGDSILGIIDESDILFSVYDDESAFERFVAEYMTSNLVVIDASDSIDRLMEIFRDGMVAILMNDSKFVGLITKIDVLNHLRQQTSNDKGKG; the protein is encoded by the coding sequence ATGAACAAAAAACAACATGACCTTATTTCTCTGATTGGAAATACTCCTATCGTAAAAGTTAGTAATATAGATACAGGCAATTGTGAATTGTATTTAAAGCTAGAAAACCAGAACCCAGGTGGATCTATTAAAGATCGTATTGCTTTAAGTATGATTGAGAATGCTGAAAAAGCAGGAAAAATTAAACCTGGTGATATTTTAATAGAAGCAACCGCAGGTAATACTGGTTTAGGGTTAGCTTTAATTGCTATTCTTAAAGGCTATAAACTAATTTTAGTGATGCCCGATAAGATGAGTGGAGAAAAAGTAGCTCACTTAAAAGCTATGGGAGTAGAAGTTTTACAAACACGATCTGATGTTGGTAAAGGTCACCCAGAATATTATCAAGATATGGCTTTGCGTATCTCTAAAGAAAAGGGATACTATTATATAGACCAGTTCTCTAACCCAGATAACTCTTTAGCACACGAATTAACTACTGCTCCAGAAATTTTTAATCAGATGGATGGTAAAGTAGATGCTGTTGTTTCTGGTGTGGGTTCTTCGGGAACAATTTCTGGTATGGCTGCATTTTTCAAAAAAGAAAGCCCTACTACAGATTTAGTACTTGCAGATCCAGAAGGATCAATCTTAAAAGATTATATAGATACAGGAAAATACGGAGAAGCTGGTTCTTGGTATGTAGAAGGTATTGGCGAGGATTTTATTCCTGATATTGCCGACTTCTCTATGACAAAGACGGCCTATTCTATTTCAGATAAAGAAAGTTTTAATACTGCTCGTGAAGTTTTAATAAAAGAAGGAATTCTAGCAGGATCGTCTTCCGGAACTTTAATTGCTGCAGCTTTAAAATATTGCCGTGAGCAAACAGCACCAAAACGTGTAGTTACTTTTGTTTGTGATAGTGGTAACAAGTACTTCTCAAAATTATTTAACGATAATTGGATGAAGGAAAAAGGCTTTATCGAAAAAGAGACTTTTGGCGATTTACGTGATCTTATTTCTAATTATTATGATAGAGGTGAGGTAGTAACGGCAAGTATTGAAGATACGCTTTTAGATGCTTATAAAAAGATGAAAACGCATGATATCTCTCAACTTCCAATTATGGATGGTGATAGTATCTTAGGTATTATTGATGAGTCTGATATTCTTTTTAGCGTTTATGATGATGAATCTGCCTTTGAGCGTTTTGTTGCAGAATACATGACCAGTAATTTAGTAGTAATTGATGCATCTGATAGTATTGACCGTTTAATGGAAATCTTCCGTGATGGAATGGTGGCTATTTTAATGAACGATAGTAAGTTTGTTGGGCTTATTACTAAGATTGATGTCTTGAACCATTTAAGACAACAAACGTCTAATGATAAAGGTAAAGGTTGA